The genome window GTCGCCAATATCACGGCACTGTGGGTGGCAAGAAACCACGCTTTACCCGCTGATGGAGGCTTTGCAGGCATTGCTCATTCGGGCTTGAACGCGGCTTTGCGCCATTACGGCTACGATGATTTAGCGATCCTTGTTTCTGAGCGTGGTCACTACTCGTTAAAAAAAGCCGCTGATGTTCTCGGAATAGGACAAAACAATGTGGTTACCATCCCCACCGATGAACACAATCGTCTCGATCTCGCGGCGTTTGAAACGACGCTCACGCAATTAAAGCAGAAAAATGTGTGTGTCTTTGCGGTTGTGGGAATAGCCGGGACAACGGAAACCGGTAACGTCGATCCATTGCCAGCAATGGCTAAGATATGCCAAAGAGAAAACATCCACTTTCACGTTGACGCCGCCTGGGGAGGTGCCACCTTATTTTCTGACACCCATCGCCATTTATTGCGCGGTATTGAACAAGCGGACTCTGTCACCATCGATGCGCATAAACAGCTTTACATTCCCATGGGCGCTGGCATGGTGTTATTTAAAAACCCGAGTGCATTACAGGCAATCGAACATCATGCACAATACATTTTGCGGGCGGGCTCAAAAGATTTGGGCAGTCATACGCTGGAAGGTTCGCGCTCGGGAATCGCGATGCTGGTGTACTCAAGCTTACACATTTTAGGCCGTCGTGGTTATCAGTTACTCATTGATCAAAGTATTCAAAAAGCCCACTTTTTTGCGAGGCTTATTAGTGAGCAAGCGGATTTTGAATTGGTCTCCAAGCCTGAATTATGCTTGCTCACCTATCGTTATGTTCCACACATCGCTGTCAAAGCGCTAGCAATTGCGACGCAAGAACAGCAAAACAAACTCAATGCGTTACTCAATGAACTGACTATTTTTATGCAGAAAAAACAACGCGAAAATGGTCGCTCATTTGTCTCACGAACTCAGTTAACGCCATTGCGTTGGTCATCTTACCCCATTGTGGTTTTTCGAGTGGTGCTCGCGAATCCCCTAACAACAGAAGACATACTCAGGTCAGTACTCGATGAACAGCGCCATTTAGCTCAGCAAGCCACATCGTTACTAAAAATGATTGAAGCCGACTGCCGAGCAATACTCGACCAATCGTGACACTTCACGTGAATTTCAGTGTCAATGACACATAAAAACCTGTATATATTGAATGAATCCTTGGGTTTTATGTCATTCTAATCAAACGTAGTTTGAGGCCTGTCATAGAATCATTGATTGATAGCGCGTTTCATTTATGAAATGCGCCATGGAGGGTTTATACTCCCTCCAATGCCATTGAACCTAGTTGTACTCGAATACGTGCTTTTTAGAGCTAGGATGAGATCGACGACTACTTATTTATGCCTGCGTGATGACAATGAATACAATAGAAAAAATCCAAAAAAACCTAGAAAACTTCAGCAAATCTGAGCGTAAAGTTGCCGAAGTGATCATGGCTGCTCCGCAGGAAGCCATTCATTCAAGCATTGCAACGTTAGCTAAAATGGCCGATGTGAGTGAGCCAACAGTGAATCGCTTCTGTCGCCGTTTAGACACCAAAGGGTTCCCTGACTTTAAATTGCATCTTGCGCAAAGCTTGGCCAACGGTACCCCATATGTGAACCGAAATGTGGAAGAAGATGATGGCCCAGATGCCTATACCCACAAAATTTTCGAATCCACCATGGCTTGCCTCGATGTAGCAAAAAATAGTCTCGATCCGGCCCAAATCAATCGAGCAGTCGATTTATTAACGCAAGCCAAACGCGTTTCATTTTTTGGCTTAGGGGCATCTTCTGCGGTAGCACGAGACGCTCAAAATAAGTTCATTCGTTTTAATATTCCGATCACTTGCTTTGAAGATGTGGTCATGCAACGGATGAGCTGCATTAACTGCACTGATAACGATGTCGTGGTTCTCATTTCTCATACTGGTAGAACGAAGAGTCAAGTCGACATTGCCCAACTCGCTATTGAAAACGGCGCAACAGTGATCGCGATTACCGCAAAAGATTCACCGCTGGATCAAGTCAGCTCTCTCTCGATTTGCCTCGATGTGCCGGAAGATACGGACATTTATATGCCAATGGCAAGCCGTGTGGTTCAAATGACGGTCATTGATGTGTTAGCTACCGGATTTACCTTAAGACGAGGGTCAGGTTTTAGAGACAACTTGAAGCGCGTGAAAGAGTCGCTAAAAGACTCGCGTTACGATAAATTCTCGCAGTTTACCAGTGAATAAGTTTACATTGCTCACCTAAGGCTGACGATTAGCGTGAACGGATGCATTGACCTGTTGTTTTTGAAACTTGATCAATGCATCGCCCCTTCTCTTTCAATATGTGTATTTTATAAGCAATAGATTTTACCTATTGGATTGAATGGTAAATGCACCTTTATTTTCTATATTGAATAGGGCATATTGGCTACTAAAGCAATTAAGGAGAGAGTTATGTTTGTTGTTATTTTTGGTCGTCCTGCTTGTCCTTTCTGTGTTCGTGCAAAAGAGCACGCAGAAACAT of Vibrio zhugei contains these proteins:
- the panP gene encoding pyridoxal-dependent aspartate 1-decarboxylase PanP; the encoded protein is MTINSNKKATVSFESLLKIFTVPEGPESTLTQIESALSHNLNAFLNDHIVAEEKPLADIERDFAQAQIPDEPEFVSVHTDHLLEKVVAHSVHTASPHFIGHMTSALPYFLLPLAKVMTALNQNLVKIETSKAFTPLERQVLGMLHHLIYQRSDAFYAPLMHSASHSLGAFCSGGTVANITALWVARNHALPADGGFAGIAHSGLNAALRHYGYDDLAILVSERGHYSLKKAADVLGIGQNNVVTIPTDEHNRLDLAAFETTLTQLKQKNVCVFAVVGIAGTTETGNVDPLPAMAKICQRENIHFHVDAAWGGATLFSDTHRHLLRGIEQADSVTIDAHKQLYIPMGAGMVLFKNPSALQAIEHHAQYILRAGSKDLGSHTLEGSRSGIAMLVYSSLHILGRRGYQLLIDQSIQKAHFFARLISEQADFELVSKPELCLLTYRYVPHIAVKALAIATQEQQNKLNALLNELTIFMQKKQRENGRSFVSRTQLTPLRWSSYPIVVFRVVLANPLTTEDILRSVLDEQRHLAQQATSLLKMIEADCRAILDQS
- a CDS encoding MurR/RpiR family transcriptional regulator, whose translation is MNTIEKIQKNLENFSKSERKVAEVIMAAPQEAIHSSIATLAKMADVSEPTVNRFCRRLDTKGFPDFKLHLAQSLANGTPYVNRNVEEDDGPDAYTHKIFESTMACLDVAKNSLDPAQINRAVDLLTQAKRVSFFGLGASSAVARDAQNKFIRFNIPITCFEDVVMQRMSCINCTDNDVVVLISHTGRTKSQVDIAQLAIENGATVIAITAKDSPLDQVSSLSICLDVPEDTDIYMPMASRVVQMTVIDVLATGFTLRRGSGFRDNLKRVKESLKDSRYDKFSQFTSE